The following coding sequences lie in one Syngnathus scovelli strain Florida chromosome 1, RoL_Ssco_1.2, whole genome shotgun sequence genomic window:
- the spon2a gene encoding spondin-2a — protein sequence MMSSQQLTSAWLWQLLLVLLKLCLTFADPLRPLNRSECTAKGPASYIVVFTGHWSPQAFPKQYPLFRPPAQWSKLIAVSHNRHFRLWEEGAKASEGVQNFAEVGVTVELMKSAKEARRRRSVGTMYRTAGIPNGIGHSSTELLMLPRNSLLSLMVKMIPSPDWFVGVDSLNLCEGGHWKQDVTIDLQPYDAGTDSGFTFSSPNFPTSPPENISKITSQMPNHPANSFYYPRLNELPPIASIKITRQSRSLHRQVPMSNHILPNSITPQRFSVTPLDCEVSLWSSWGLCLGPCSKGGVRHRTRYILLRPANAGDPCPELEEQAECIPHSCVKKRH from the exons ATGATGTCATCGCAACAACTGACGAGTGCTTGGCTGTGGCAGCTTCTACTCGTGCTTTTGAAGCTGTGCCTCACTTTTGCTGATCCTCTGCGGCCACTCAACAGGAGCGAATGCACAGCCAAAGGCCCTGCTTCCTACATTGTGGTATTTACGGGCCACTGGAGTCCACAGGCCTTCCCAAAGCAGTATCCATTGTTCAGGCCTCCTGCACAGTGGTCCAAACTCATAG CGGTGAGCCATAATCGCCATTTTCGGCTCTGGGAGGAGGGCGCTAAGGCCAGCGAAGGGGTGCAGAACTTTGCCGAAGTTGGCGTGACGGTGGAGCTGATGAAGTCGGCCAAAGAGGCAAGGAGGAGACGCTCGGTCGGCACCATGTACCGGACAGCCGGCATCCCGAACGGAATCGGGCACAGCTCCACGGAGTTGCTCATGCTTCCCAGGAACTCACTG CTGTCTCTGATGGTGAAGATGATCCCCAGCCCTGACTGGTTTGTCGGCGTGGACAGCCTAAACCTGTGCGAGGGCGGTCACTGGAAACAGGACGTGACCATTGACCTGCAGCCTTATGACGCCGGGACCGACAGCGGGTTCACTTTCTCCTCCCCTAACTTTCCCACCAGTCCTCCAGAAAACATCTCAAAG ATCACCTCTCAGATGCCAAACCACCCCGCCAATTCTTTCTACTATCCACGCCTGAATGAACTTCCACCCATTGCCAGCATAAAGATCACGCGGCAGAGCAGATCTCTTCACCGCCAAGTACCCATGTCCAATCATATCCTCCCAAACTCCAtcactcctcagagattctcag TGACTCCACTCGACTGTGAAGTGTCTCTCTGGTCATCCTGGGGCTTGTGTCTGGGGCCCTGCTCTAAAGGCGGCGTCCGCCATCGCACACGCTACATCCTTCTACGGCCGGCCAATGCTGGCGATCCTTGCCCTGAGCTGGAGGAACAAGCTGAGTGCATACCGCACAGTTGCGTGAAGAAGCGCCACTAA